The following are encoded together in the Cyanobacterium aponinum PCC 10605 genome:
- a CDS encoding FHA domain-containing protein, translating into MTKHPAQPHKAHILIVEDDKGRRELLLRKSKYTIGRAQQCDIRIHSPFVSRYHATLIRQFDNQGYIYYQICDGDGKSNFSANGILVNGKKIANQELKHGDKVIFGPQVSITYQHCQRDIFPSLPPDDPFDITLIDPAMMVSEWEEV; encoded by the coding sequence ATGACAAAACATCCTGCACAACCCCACAAAGCCCATATATTAATCGTAGAAGACGATAAAGGCAGAAGGGAACTTTTACTCAGGAAAAGTAAATATACTATTGGTAGAGCTCAACAGTGTGATATTCGCATTCACTCTCCTTTCGTGTCTCGTTATCACGCCACTTTAATTAGACAGTTTGACAATCAGGGATATATTTACTATCAAATTTGCGATGGGGACGGTAAATCTAATTTTAGTGCAAATGGTATCTTAGTCAACGGAAAAAAGATTGCCAATCAAGAGTTAAAACACGGTGACAAAGTCATTTTTGGACCACAAGTATCAATCACTTATCAACATTGTCAAAGAGATATATTTCCTTCTTTACCCCCTGATGATCCTTTTGATATAACTTTAATTGATCCTGCGATGATGGTGAGTGAATGGGAGGAGGTTTAA
- the tyrS gene encoding tyrosine--tRNA ligase: MTSDNFEWLYRGVTEVFPSQTDSQEESENLEQLCNRCDRPLRVKLGIDPTGTDLHLGHSIPFRKLRAFQDQGHTAVVIIGDFTAQIGDPTGKDKVRKQLSAEEVKQNAETYLQQLRPILDFDTPGRLEIRYNSEWLSKLDLAQIQELLATMTVQQMLAKEGFNNRYNQQTPIYLHEFLYPLMQGYDSVAVNADVELGGTDQKFNIAVGRDLQRHFGQKPQFGVLLPILIGTDGEQKMSKSLNNYVGLKEDALSMYSKLEKTPDALLPNYYELLTNFALTEIPENPREAQKLLAVEIISQYHGQEAALMAQKTALEIVSRQNMANAQAVPEFSLESVEFPAKLFYILNASGLVNSSGEGRRQIQGGSVRLEGDRISDVNITYDDPTQLKGKILQVGKKKFIRLV, translated from the coding sequence ATGACAAGTGACAATTTTGAGTGGCTATATAGAGGCGTTACCGAAGTTTTTCCCTCCCAAACAGATTCTCAAGAAGAGAGTGAAAATTTAGAACAATTATGTAATAGATGCGATCGCCCTTTAAGGGTTAAATTAGGAATTGATCCCACGGGGACAGATTTACATTTGGGGCATAGCATACCCTTTCGCAAATTAAGAGCATTTCAAGATCAAGGACACACAGCAGTAGTTATTATTGGTGATTTTACCGCTCAAATAGGTGATCCCACAGGGAAAGATAAAGTTAGAAAACAATTGAGTGCAGAGGAAGTAAAGCAAAACGCAGAAACTTATTTACAACAATTACGCCCTATTTTAGATTTTGATACCCCCGGACGATTGGAGATTCGCTACAATTCAGAGTGGTTAAGTAAATTAGATCTAGCCCAAATACAGGAATTACTGGCTACTATGACAGTACAACAAATGTTAGCAAAAGAGGGTTTTAATAATCGCTACAATCAACAAACCCCCATTTATCTTCATGAGTTTCTCTATCCTCTAATGCAAGGTTATGATTCAGTGGCGGTAAATGCAGATGTGGAATTGGGAGGCACAGACCAAAAATTTAACATTGCAGTGGGGCGAGATTTACAGAGACATTTTGGACAAAAACCACAATTTGGAGTGCTTTTACCCATTTTAATCGGTACGGATGGAGAGCAGAAAATGTCGAAATCTCTCAATAATTATGTTGGGTTGAAGGAAGATGCCTTATCCATGTACTCTAAATTAGAAAAAACTCCCGATGCCTTATTACCCAATTACTATGAATTATTAACCAACTTTGCCTTAACAGAAATTCCCGAAAATCCTAGAGAAGCACAAAAATTATTAGCGGTAGAGATTATTTCTCAATACCATGGACAAGAAGCGGCTTTAATGGCTCAAAAAACTGCTTTAGAAATAGTTAGTCGTCAAAATATGGCTAATGCACAAGCCGTTCCCGAATTTTCTCTCGAAAGTGTTGAATTTCCAGCTAAATTATTTTACATTCTCAATGCCAGTGGTTTAGTAAATAGTAGTGGGGAAGGTAGAAGACAAATTCAGGGGGGCAGTGTCCGTTTAGAGGGCGATCGCATCTCTGATGTTAATATAACTTATGATGACCCTACTCAATTAAAAGGCAAAATTTTACAAGTCGGTAAAAAGAAATTTATTCGTCTAGTCTAA
- a CDS encoding STAS domain-containing protein has protein sequence MLSKVKVIRPDGMLDANKAVVFRQQIKDLVSEGINLILIDLKKVNFMDSSGLGALVLALKMVREKGGRLFLMSLNDQVKMLFELTNTGHLFEIINDKSELEEKLKS, from the coding sequence ATGTTATCTAAAGTCAAAGTTATCCGCCCTGATGGAATGTTAGATGCTAATAAAGCAGTTGTTTTTCGTCAACAAATTAAGGATTTAGTTAGTGAGGGTATCAATCTAATCTTGATTGACCTAAAAAAAGTTAACTTTATGGATAGTTCAGGTTTAGGGGCTTTAGTATTAGCCTTAAAAATGGTTAGAGAAAAAGGTGGAAGACTTTTCTTAATGTCTTTAAATGACCAAGTCAAGATGTTGTTTGAGTTAACAAATACAGGACATCTTTTTGAGATTATTAACGATAAGTCGGAATTGGAAGAAAAATTAAAAAGTTAA
- the bioF gene encoding 8-amino-7-oxononanoate synthase, protein MSSLNNYLSQSLNTIKKAHWYRQEKLITGLPSAVVSIEGRQLVNFASNDYLGLAGDSRLIQAGIEALKQYGTGSTGSRLLSGHRKLHQELEDAIASWKQVEKALVFSSGYSANIGTITSLVKQKDLILEDEYNHSSLKNGAKLSQAKKIQYKHGNIQDLSEKLAQNRHQYRHCLIVTDSVFSMDGDLCPLPELVAITEKFDCWLLIDEAHATGVMGKTGAGCLEHFGVKGDNIIQIGTLSKAIASLGGYVAGSKLLIDFLRNRCPTWIYTTALSPADTASALAAIKLIQKYPEMRTRLWQNINLFKEILTTLKIDFLPTESAIICVKEKTAKQALQWSLKLQEKGFFVPAIRPPTVPTSRLRFSIMATHEKRHFYDLQSYLGN, encoded by the coding sequence ATGTCTTCTTTAAACAACTATCTTTCTCAATCTCTAAATACCATCAAAAAAGCCCATTGGTATCGTCAAGAAAAATTGATAACGGGTTTGCCTTCTGCGGTAGTATCCATAGAAGGACGACAATTAGTTAATTTTGCTAGTAACGATTATCTCGGATTAGCAGGAGACTCCCGACTTATTCAAGCAGGAATTGAAGCCTTAAAACAATATGGTACAGGTAGTACAGGATCGCGCCTTTTAAGTGGACACAGAAAATTACATCAAGAATTAGAAGATGCGATCGCATCTTGGAAACAAGTCGAAAAAGCCCTAGTTTTTAGTTCTGGATATAGTGCGAATATCGGCACAATCACCTCCTTAGTTAAACAAAAAGACCTAATTTTAGAAGATGAATATAACCATTCTAGTCTGAAAAATGGAGCAAAATTAAGCCAAGCGAAAAAAATTCAGTATAAACACGGAAATATTCAAGATTTAAGCGAAAAATTAGCTCAAAACCGTCATCAATATCGCCATTGTTTAATTGTCACCGACAGCGTTTTTAGTATGGATGGTGATTTGTGTCCATTACCAGAATTAGTTGCCATTACCGAAAAATTTGATTGTTGGTTACTGATAGATGAAGCCCACGCCACCGGAGTTATGGGTAAAACAGGAGCTGGTTGTTTGGAACATTTTGGGGTAAAAGGAGATAATATTATTCAAATTGGGACTTTAAGTAAAGCAATTGCTAGTCTAGGAGGTTATGTTGCGGGGAGTAAATTACTCATCGATTTTTTACGTAACCGTTGTCCCACATGGATTTATACCACCGCTCTCTCTCCTGCGGATACAGCTTCAGCATTAGCCGCCATTAAGCTGATTCAAAAATACCCTGAAATGAGAACCCGATTATGGCAAAATATTAACTTATTTAAAGAAATATTAACTACACTCAAAATCGACTTTTTACCAACAGAATCAGCCATTATCTGTGTAAAAGAAAAAACTGCGAAACAAGCACTACAATGGAGCTTAAAACTGCAAGAGAAAGGGTTTTTTGTTCCAGCCATACGTCCTCCTACTGTTCCCACCAGTCGCCTTCGTTTTTCCATTATGGCTACCCATGAAAAACGTCATTTCTATGATTTACAATCTTATTTGGGGAATTAA
- a CDS encoding biotin transporter BioY — MNNNGLPPQPISPVNEFFWALIGLMLTIFGTFVEVFFVIPTNTTNLENIDTTSLGITYQLAGVFFTGMVGGRNAAAYAQIAYVIMGLFKLPIFYQGGSFDYIQYPSFGYILGFIPGAWLCGFLVLPGKRRLELFTISAFLGLLVIHLFGILYLILYTYLTPFLGNQLTPTYLWDAINLYTITPFPSQLALICAISVVAFIIRLILLY, encoded by the coding sequence GTGAATAATAACGGCTTACCCCCACAACCTATATCCCCAGTTAACGAGTTTTTTTGGGCATTAATTGGCTTAATGCTAACTATTTTTGGCACTTTTGTTGAAGTTTTTTTTGTTATTCCCACCAACACAACAAACCTAGAAAATATAGACACTACATCTTTAGGAATCACCTATCAACTGGCTGGAGTATTTTTTACTGGAATGGTAGGAGGAAGAAATGCCGCCGCCTATGCTCAAATCGCTTATGTCATTATGGGTTTATTCAAACTGCCCATATTTTATCAAGGGGGAAGTTTTGACTATATTCAATATCCTAGTTTTGGTTATATTTTAGGTTTTATTCCTGGTGCGTGGTTATGTGGTTTTTTGGTGTTGCCCGGTAAGCGTCGCCTTGAATTATTTACCATAAGTGCATTTTTAGGCTTATTAGTCATTCATCTGTTTGGCATTCTTTATTTAATCTTATACACATATCTAACACCTTTTCTTGGTAATCAATTAACCCCTACTTACTTATGGGATGCTATTAACTTATATACCATTACTCCCTTTCCTTCACAACTAGCACTAATTTGTGCGATTTCAGTTGTAGCTTTTATAATTCGTTTAATTTTACTTTATTGA
- a CDS encoding type IV pilus modification PilV family protein, with amino-acid sequence MSNLFTFILLKNLKNIYSHKLSQDPTFCLKNEKWEEGFSILEVLVTILVITGFVLGSLQATVLATLLRVQAQDKQEATNWVQQDLELIRYQAFILDNPTETSGLTPSQANACDNSKYGTRLQDFIDGTYPNTSDIDINGKSYDVARAYTAPENILQVSYTISYDSTHPRYKSGGDNVVTTLSTEVLPNAALSCS; translated from the coding sequence ATGTCAAATTTATTCACTTTTATACTTCTAAAAAATCTGAAAAATATCTATTCTCATAAATTATCTCAAGATCCTACTTTTTGCCTCAAAAATGAGAAATGGGAGGAAGGTTTTTCCATTCTTGAAGTATTAGTGACAATTCTTGTGATTACTGGCTTTGTTTTAGGTTCCCTTCAAGCCACAGTCTTAGCAACTTTACTTAGAGTTCAAGCACAAGATAAACAAGAAGCGACAAATTGGGTACAACAAGATTTAGAATTGATACGTTATCAAGCGTTTATTTTAGATAACCCAACTGAAACTTCCGGATTAACACCCTCTCAAGCAAATGCTTGTGATAATTCTAAGTATGGAACTAGATTACAGGATTTTATTGACGGTACATACCCGAATACTTCCGATATTGATATAAATGGTAAGTCTTATGATGTGGCAAGAGCTTATACAGCTCCTGAGAATATTTTACAAGTTAGTTATACCATCAGCTATGATAGCACCCATCCCCGTTATAAAAGTGGTGGGGATAACGTCGTAACAACTTTATCAACGGAGGTTTTACCCAATGCGGCACTTAGTTGTAGTTAA
- a CDS encoding PulJ/GspJ family protein, giving the protein MNRYKLLQLFLNLKKYQQKGLSLVELIVALVISGIVLTAAASGFVNVLRANQSVESKTVRSSTLARALAYMQDEIKQASSLTAVKEADDSNCNTSSGNADSEYCLRLTLPDGDSNSATTEYIYYALDDISGVTSEWLKPGVLRRRRIQEDGTDSGWWAIADGLTSVNETEPSTIACDQDSVNWTGHNTIYGGTTGGKGGFRFCVDQDPTTGESRLARIFLYGHIMGAGDGNNTISASTISFARSE; this is encoded by the coding sequence ATGAATAGATATAAATTATTGCAACTATTTTTAAACCTAAAAAAATATCAACAAAAAGGTCTTTCTTTAGTAGAATTAATCGTCGCTCTTGTTATTAGTGGTATAGTTTTAACGGCAGCTGCTAGTGGTTTTGTTAATGTTTTACGGGCAAATCAAAGTGTAGAATCAAAAACAGTTAGAAGTTCTACTCTAGCTAGGGCATTAGCCTATATGCAGGACGAAATAAAACAAGCTAGTAGTTTAACAGCTGTAAAGGAAGCGGATGATTCCAACTGCAATACTTCTTCTGGCAATGCTGATTCTGAATACTGCTTAAGATTGACTCTTCCTGATGGTGATAGTAATAGTGCAACCACTGAGTATATATACTATGCACTAGATGATATATCTGGAGTTACCAGTGAGTGGTTAAAGCCGGGAGTTTTACGAAGAAGAAGAATACAGGAAGATGGAACTGATTCTGGTTGGTGGGCAATCGCAGATGGTTTAACCAGTGTAAATGAAACTGAACCATCTACTATCGCCTGTGATCAAGACTCCGTTAACTGGACTGGACATAATACAATTTATGGAGGAACAACAGGAGGTAAGGGGGGTTTTCGTTTCTGTGTAGATCAAGATCCTACTACTGGGGAAAGTCGTCTGGCAAGAATTTTTCTCTACGGTCATATTATGGGAGCAGGGGATGGAAATAATACAATTTCAGCTAGTACGATCAGCTTTGCTAGATCTGAGTAA
- the bioB gene encoding biotin synthase BioB, with protein MVNTVSKPKTNVSLEQWLTDLSNKIIAGYRITKKEALRLTEIEGEENILLLCEKADRIRQECCGNVVDLCSIVNVKSGNCSENCSFCSQSVHHQGKDSPIYGLKTREEILEYAKAADEAGAKRFCLVSQGRGIKYNSPKNSEFEEILATVKQIIAETNVKPCCALGEITIEQAQALKEAGVTRYNHNLESSENFYDRIVTTHTWQDRVDTVKNLKAVGIQACTGGIMGMGESWTDRIDLALSLRELEVESVPINFLNPREGTPLGEQIKLTPLEAVKAIAIFRFILPTQILRYAGGREAVLGEWQKQGLKSGINAMLIGNYLTTLGQSPEQDHAMLTELGLEGGETPVK; from the coding sequence GTGGTAAATACAGTTAGTAAACCAAAAACCAACGTAAGTTTAGAGCAATGGTTAACAGATTTAAGTAATAAAATTATTGCTGGGTATCGTATTACAAAAAAGGAAGCTCTCAGATTAACGGAAATAGAAGGAGAGGAGAATATACTATTATTATGTGAGAAGGCCGATCGCATCCGTCAAGAATGTTGTGGTAATGTAGTTGATTTATGTAGCATTGTCAATGTTAAATCTGGTAACTGTTCAGAAAATTGCAGTTTTTGTTCTCAATCTGTTCATCATCAGGGAAAAGATTCTCCTATTTATGGCTTAAAAACCAGAGAAGAAATTTTAGAATATGCCAAAGCCGCCGATGAGGCAGGAGCAAAAAGATTTTGTTTAGTGTCTCAAGGACGAGGTATTAAGTATAATAGCCCTAAAAATAGCGAATTTGAAGAAATTTTAGCCACAGTTAAACAAATTATTGCCGAAACCAACGTTAAACCCTGTTGTGCTTTAGGTGAAATTACTATTGAACAAGCACAGGCATTGAAAGAAGCAGGAGTTACTCGCTACAATCATAATTTAGAATCTTCTGAAAACTTCTACGATCGCATCGTTACTACTCATACATGGCAAGATAGGGTAGATACCGTCAAAAATCTTAAAGCAGTAGGTATTCAAGCCTGTACGGGTGGTATTATGGGTATGGGCGAATCATGGACAGATAGGATTGACCTCGCTTTATCCTTAAGAGAGTTAGAAGTTGAATCCGTACCAATTAACTTCCTCAATCCCCGTGAAGGCACGCCATTAGGAGAGCAAATTAAATTAACTCCCCTTGAAGCAGTAAAAGCGATCGCAATTTTTAGATTCATTTTACCAACTCAAATACTTCGTTATGCAGGGGGTAGAGAGGCAGTATTAGGAGAATGGCAAAAACAAGGTCTAAAATCTGGAATTAATGCCATGCTAATTGGAAATTATCTTACCACTTTAGGACAGTCCCCAGAACAAGATCACGCCATGTTAACAGAATTAGGCTTAGAAGGGGGAGAAACTCCCGTTAAATAA
- a CDS encoding Rpn family recombination-promoting nuclease/putative transposase codes for MKTDSIFYELFANLPETFFALLNLPNNVVQEYKFCSQELKQLAKRIDGVFLPQTETKPIYFVEVQFQKDENLYHRLFTEIFVYLGQYKPVQDFRAVVVWADEKMDYSLPVYYQFFQDMGKVDIIYLNQLNVNPSKDIGLEIIKLIVSSEDQAKTQVDYLFNLAQTNVETETKQKDIIELVEKILVYKFTNYSLEELDKMFTLSDFKKTKFYQDTFSQGKIEGEIEGKIKTIPNLVRLGLTPEQIAEALDLSLDLINQLTEHNNQGEKS; via the coding sequence ATGAAAACTGATTCTATTTTCTACGAACTATTTGCTAATTTGCCTGAAACTTTTTTTGCTCTATTAAATTTACCTAATAATGTGGTGCAAGAATATAAATTTTGTTCTCAAGAATTGAAACAATTAGCAAAAAGAATCGATGGGGTTTTTCTTCCCCAAACGGAAACGAAACCAATTTATTTTGTTGAAGTTCAATTTCAAAAAGATGAAAACTTATATCACCGTTTATTTACTGAAATCTTTGTTTATTTAGGGCAATATAAACCTGTACAAGATTTTAGGGCAGTAGTAGTTTGGGCAGACGAAAAAATGGATTATTCTTTGCCCGTTTATTATCAATTTTTTCAAGATATGGGCAAGGTAGATATTATTTACCTGAATCAGTTAAATGTAAACCCTAGTAAGGATATTGGCTTAGAAATCATCAAATTAATTGTTAGTTCTGAAGATCAAGCAAAAACCCAAGTAGATTATTTATTTAACTTAGCTCAAACAAATGTTGAGACGGAAACAAAACAGAAAGATATTATAGAGTTGGTGGAAAAAATATTAGTTTATAAATTTACTAATTATTCACTGGAGGAATTAGACAAAATGTTTACCTTATCAGATTTTAAAAAGACAAAATTTTATCAGGACACTTTTTCTCAGGGGAAAATTGAGGGTGAAATTGAAGGAAAAATCAAAACCATACCTAATTTAGTACGTTTAGGTTTAACTCCTGAACAAATTGCTGAAGCCCTTGATTTGAGTTTAGATTTGATCAACCAATTGACTGAACATAATAACCAAGGAGAAAAATCATAA
- a CDS encoding WD40 repeat domain-containing protein, whose amino-acid sequence MDEDKLKKLEEQLYNDTPFFGDRIRQNAAKELIEEKTPQTVELLIRVFIFSQDKNFRNLILNSLKSIKIQETALTDVICRIWAETRDEDLSKLIKLKGWVATNPPELRLLTALNLGWRGIIDEKGIEIIAPLINLSLTENDAFIKKIAQMWLNNLSQPELQEEVCRLASEENNQEALTLATECGYTPSEPSQAALFCYFTQQWDKYREIDPDYQLLENFYYNATSELQERIEKHGITFKRLEWIWIVLGGKKGRRLREITKSQWENIIQTMVMGQHWNLLLSFVPIVPAVFSQKIVKKLETKRLAIKEPELKQKLTQLSQLFQNIKGNIPPQGNLVRCYHTLEGHTKAIEAIAISPDCKTLVSAGDELIRVWDIDTGKLLNTLNGHLKPITSLCLSGDGTILASGSRDKTVSLWRLPEGNLIGNLSANTASVWSLAMTKSAKLIASASYQEIRLWQYPQGRLFKNLRGHQREVEKVILSQDDSLLIAGGGTKDNSIRVWRLPEGDHLYNLFGHQDAICDLAVTSDNKILASASKDHTIKLWSLEEGKEIATLEGHLGRVWCLAITSDNENLVTGSDDGTVKIWSLTTHNLLDTFAGHEDGIFCLDISPDGRLLATGGRDKTVRMWDLTTGENVNTLNVHQGIITQIKFTDDGTNLITGSGDRTLKIWRWDLSRLCNISPRLMTKEDKQWLKSALESGHLTPQEQEWITLLAKLQKNE is encoded by the coding sequence ATGGATGAGGATAAATTAAAGAAATTAGAAGAACAACTATATAACGATACTCCTTTCTTTGGCGATCGCATTCGACAAAATGCCGCTAAAGAGTTAATCGAAGAAAAAACTCCTCAAACCGTAGAATTATTAATCAGAGTTTTTATTTTCAGTCAGGATAAAAATTTCCGCAATCTAATTTTAAACAGTTTAAAAAGCATCAAAATTCAAGAAACAGCCTTAACAGATGTAATATGTAGAATATGGGCGGAAACCAGAGATGAAGATTTAAGTAAACTTATTAAGTTAAAAGGATGGGTAGCAACAAATCCTCCTGAATTGAGATTGTTAACAGCTTTAAATTTAGGATGGCGGGGCATTATCGATGAAAAAGGAATAGAAATTATTGCACCTTTAATTAATTTATCTTTAACAGAAAATGACGCTTTTATCAAAAAAATAGCCCAAATGTGGCTCAATAACCTCTCTCAACCTGAACTACAAGAAGAAGTTTGTCGCCTTGCCAGTGAAGAAAATAATCAAGAAGCATTAACCTTAGCTACTGAATGCGGTTACACTCCTTCAGAGCCTTCTCAAGCCGCTTTGTTCTGCTATTTTACACAACAATGGGACAAATATCGAGAAATTGACCCTGATTATCAACTTTTGGAAAATTTTTACTATAATGCGACTTCAGAGTTACAAGAAAGGATAGAAAAACATGGTATCACTTTCAAAAGACTGGAATGGATTTGGATTGTATTAGGGGGCAAAAAAGGCAGACGATTAAGAGAAATTACCAAAAGTCAATGGGAAAATATCATTCAAACAATGGTGATGGGGCAACACTGGAATTTGTTGCTATCATTTGTTCCCATCGTTCCCGCCGTTTTTAGTCAGAAAATAGTTAAAAAGCTCGAAACTAAACGTTTAGCTATTAAAGAGCCTGAATTAAAGCAAAAATTAACTCAATTAAGTCAATTATTCCAAAATATTAAAGGTAATATTCCCCCTCAAGGTAATTTAGTTCGTTGTTACCACACCTTAGAAGGACACACTAAAGCCATAGAAGCGATCGCAATTTCTCCTGATTGTAAAACATTAGTTAGTGCAGGAGATGAATTAATTAGAGTTTGGGATATAGATACAGGAAAACTGTTGAATACTCTTAACGGACATTTAAAACCGATTACTAGCCTTTGTTTGAGTGGTGATGGTACGATTTTAGCTAGTGGCAGTCGAGATAAAACGGTTTCTTTGTGGCGTTTACCTGAAGGTAATTTAATTGGCAATTTATCAGCAAATACTGCCTCCGTATGGTCTTTAGCTATGACTAAATCCGCTAAACTGATAGCTAGTGCTAGTTACCAAGAAATAAGGTTATGGCAATATCCCCAGGGTAGATTATTTAAAAATTTACGGGGACATCAAAGGGAAGTCGAGAAAGTGATTCTATCTCAAGATGACAGTTTATTAATTGCTGGAGGAGGAACAAAAGATAATAGTATTCGGGTATGGCGTTTACCAGAAGGAGATCACCTTTATAATTTATTTGGTCATCAGGATGCTATTTGTGATTTAGCTGTTACCTCGGATAACAAAATTTTAGCCTCTGCGAGTAAAGACCACACAATTAAATTATGGTCTTTAGAAGAAGGAAAAGAAATTGCTACTTTAGAAGGACATTTAGGGAGAGTTTGGTGTTTAGCAATTACCTCTGATAATGAAAATCTTGTGACTGGTAGTGATGATGGTACGGTAAAAATATGGTCATTAACCACCCATAATTTATTAGATACTTTCGCTGGTCATGAAGATGGTATTTTTTGTTTAGATATTAGCCCTGATGGACGCTTGTTGGCTACGGGAGGAAGAGATAAAACTGTGAGAATGTGGGATTTAACCACAGGAGAAAATGTTAATACTTTGAATGTGCATCAAGGAATTATCACTCAAATAAAATTTACTGATGATGGTACAAATTTAATAACAGGAAGCGGCGATCGCACCTTAAAAATTTGGCGTTGGGATTTATCCCGATTATGTAATATATCACCCCGCTTAATGACTAAAGAAGATAAACAATGGCTTAAATCAGCCCTAGAAAGCGGACATCTCACCCCCCAAGAACAAGAATGGATTACCTTATTAGCTAAGTTGCAAAAGAACGAGTAG
- a CDS encoding pilus assembly FimT family protein, giving the protein MRHLVVVNLLLNKSNQEKGVTLLEVVLVSVIVGIMAAMSVPNLLEEQRQQKVNEAFGKVRGALVEAQTNANRQSTDCTVELTKSGASGNPAGCVLEPFSVDTDIVSITKTDFSTTPTNITFSFTGTTGNADTLWIARKDFGGNVIESSAKCIVISTLGMIRTGINEGGNCVNVENKRYTP; this is encoded by the coding sequence ATGCGGCACTTAGTTGTAGTTAACTTATTACTGAATAAGTCTAATCAAGAAAAAGGAGTCACCCTCCTTGAGGTGGTTTTAGTCTCTGTCATTGTCGGTATCATGGCGGCGATGAGTGTACCTAATCTTTTAGAAGAGCAGAGACAGCAAAAGGTTAACGAGGCTTTTGGTAAAGTTAGGGGCGCCCTAGTAGAAGCTCAAACAAATGCCAATCGCCAAAGTACTGATTGTACTGTTGAACTTACAAAGTCTGGTGCTAGCGGTAATCCTGCAGGTTGTGTATTAGAACCATTCTCTGTTGACACAGATATTGTCAGCATTACTAAAACGGATTTTTCTACAACACCGACCAACATAACTTTTTCTTTTACAGGCACTACGGGTAATGCTGATACTCTTTGGATTGCTAGAAAAGATTTTGGAGGGAATGTAATTGAAAGTAGCGCTAAGTGTATAGTTATTTCTACTCTTGGAATGATTCGTACGGGAATTAATGAAGGTGGAAACTGTGTGAATGTTGAAAATAAACGCTATACCCCTTAA